A genomic stretch from Malus domestica chromosome 15, GDT2T_hap1 includes:
- the LOC139191799 gene encoding uncharacterized mitochondrial protein AtMg00810-like codes for MSEEIAMIEKNSTWKLVNRPSDKPVIGVKWIYKTKLNLDGSIQKNKARLVAKGYSQQPGVDFNETFAPVASCEEMIEEFRRDMMRQYEMSDLGLLHHFLGIGVIQEVTGIFIHQQKYAQSLLERFNMKGCKSVATPLITNEKLCKVDGSESADECLYRRMVGSLLYLTATRPDIMYAASLLSRFMHNSTKIHLGTAKKVLRYISGTLDYGIKYEKGEKAILVGFCDSDWGGSEDDMRSTSGYAFTFGSGIFSWASVKQQSVALSTAEAEYVSAAMATSQAIWLRIVLKDFGEMQVDTTPLMCEQWL; via the exons ATGAGTGAAGAAATTGCCATGATTGAGAAAAACTCTACTTGGAAATTGGTAAATAGACCGAGTGATAAACCTGTAATAGGTGTGAAATGGATCTACAAGACCAaactgaatttggatggatcaatacagaagaacaaagcaagattagttgccaaAGGCTACTCACAACAACCTGGGGTAGATTTCAATGAAACCTTTGCCCCTGTGGCAAG TTGTGAAGAAATGATTGAAGAATTCAGAAGGGACATGATGAGACAATATGAGATGTCGGATCTTGGCTTGTTGCATCACTTCTTGGGAATTGGAGTAATACAAGAAGTTACTGGGATTTTCATACATCAACAAAAGTATGCACAATCATTGCTTGAAAGATTCAATATGAAAGGATGTAAATCTGTGGCAACACCATTGATCACAAATGAGAAACTTTGTAAAGTGGATGGTTCTGAATCTGCTGATGAATGCTTATACAGAAGAATGGTTGGAAGTCTGCTTTACTTGACTGCTACAAGACCTGACATTATGTATGCAGCCAGTCTCTTATCAAGGTTCATGCATAATTCCACAAAAATTCACTTGGGAACTGCTAAGAAAGTACTAAGGTATATCTCAGGGACCTTGGACTATGGAATCAAGTATGAAAAGGGAGAAAAAGCAATTCTGGTAGGCTTCTGTGACAGCGATTGGGGTGGCAGTGAAGATGACATGAGAAGTACCTCAGGATATGCATTTACATTTGGTTCTGGGATATTTTCTTGGGCCTCTGTcaagcaacaaagtgttgcaTTGTCTACAGCTGAGGCAGAATATGTGAGTGCTGCAATGGCTACCTCTCAAGCTATATGGTTGAGGATTGTGTTAAaggattttggtgaaatgcaAGTGGATACTACACCACTTATGTGTGAGCAATGGCTATGA